One segment of Stappia sp. 28M-7 DNA contains the following:
- a CDS encoding DUF1328 domain-containing protein: MFGWALTFLVVALIAAVLGFGGIAGTAMGIAKLIFVVAIILFVISLVYGLISGRRPPTV; the protein is encoded by the coding sequence ATGTTTGGTTGGGCTCTGACCTTCCTGGTTGTCGCGCTTATCGCGGCGGTGTTGGGCTTTGGCGGCATTGCCGGTACGGCCATGGGCATCGCCAAGCTGATTTTCGTCGTGGCGATCATCCTCTTCGTGATTTCGCTGGTCTATGGCCTGATCAGCGGCCGTCGTCCTCCGACGGTCTGA
- a CDS encoding sensor histidine kinase → MPPNSTRLDRRLFAHIAAALIPLAALAFLLSYSDLERRSQDEHRRFLDYARLIGQSSAKAIARAEGYASALTSLDPQALGECRRVFSAMREDLIEATELTIFRGEATICAIGLGEDGKMIQRQLDAPSEAVTGPAAKTITISRTNEANGTRIDIGLRPQTLLIAPITATAATNIGFALVDKNSAVLASHVYEENDIGSFLQVVGETRADGADFSESDSGWFIGSSVLPGTEYRVVTASRPSEHRLELWLTVLRALLPPLILLAVVFVVLRYGIQRFLLRYLSHIYSTFRQYGTGNTRARVGQLAAAPPEIDLLGVTFDMMADRIERRTHDTEAALAEQRRLSRELHHRIKNTLQMIISLVSMQRRDATGPREKAALRVTLERILAISAAYRVSYASTEGTNVALTALVHEVVEALRGPALLPQGRVRIQTNAGANAAEIDLDRAIPLAFILAELLPPRFDCLLPGEVLTIELTGADRIAMVISGASQINDTLDGNETGTPASLRSRLVHAYLHQLDATCGMEDAMARLEIPLHPVPGPQASASMH, encoded by the coding sequence TTGCCGCCCAACAGCACCCGGCTCGATCGACGGCTGTTCGCCCATATCGCGGCAGCCCTGATCCCCCTTGCCGCTCTTGCCTTCCTGCTGTCCTACTCCGATCTCGAGCGACGCTCCCAGGATGAACACCGACGCTTCCTGGACTATGCCCGCCTCATCGGACAGTCCAGCGCGAAGGCAATTGCGCGTGCTGAAGGCTATGCAAGCGCCCTGACCTCCCTGGACCCGCAGGCCCTGGGAGAGTGCCGGCGCGTATTCTCCGCCATGCGCGAGGACCTGATCGAGGCGACGGAGCTCACCATCTTCCGCGGCGAGGCGACGATCTGCGCCATCGGCCTGGGCGAAGACGGCAAGATGATCCAGCGCCAGCTCGACGCGCCGAGCGAGGCCGTCACCGGCCCCGCCGCCAAGACGATCACCATCTCCCGCACCAACGAGGCCAACGGAACCCGCATCGACATCGGCCTGCGGCCGCAGACGCTGCTGATCGCCCCGATCACCGCGACCGCGGCGACGAATATCGGCTTTGCCCTGGTCGACAAGAACAGCGCGGTGCTCGCCTCCCATGTCTATGAGGAGAACGACATCGGCAGCTTCCTGCAGGTGGTCGGCGAGACGCGTGCGGACGGGGCGGATTTTTCCGAAAGCGACAGCGGCTGGTTCATCGGCTCCAGCGTGCTGCCGGGCACCGAGTACCGGGTGGTCACCGCCAGCCGGCCATCGGAGCACCGGCTGGAACTGTGGCTCACGGTGCTGCGCGCCCTGCTGCCGCCGCTCATCCTGCTGGCGGTGGTTTTCGTGGTTCTGCGCTACGGCATCCAGCGGTTCCTGCTGCGCTATCTCAGCCACATCTATTCGACCTTCCGCCAATACGGCACCGGCAACACGCGCGCGCGCGTCGGCCAGCTGGCGGCCGCACCGCCCGAGATCGACCTCCTGGGCGTGACCTTCGACATGATGGCCGACCGCATCGAACGGCGCACCCACGACACCGAGGCCGCGCTGGCCGAACAGCGCCGCCTCAGCCGCGAATTGCATCACCGCATCAAGAACACCCTTCAGATGATCATCAGCCTGGTGAGCATGCAGCGGCGCGATGCGACGGGCCCGCGCGAAAAAGCGGCCCTGCGGGTGACGCTGGAACGGATCCTGGCGATCTCCGCCGCCTATCGCGTCTCCTACGCCTCGACCGAGGGCACCAACGTGGCACTGACCGCCCTGGTGCATGAAGTGGTGGAGGCCTTGCGCGGACCGGCATTGCTGCCGCAGGGCCGGGTCCGGATCCAGACCAATGCGGGCGCCAACGCGGCGGAGATCGATCTCGACCGCGCGATTCCGCTCGCCTTCATCCTGGCCGAGCTGCTGCCGCCACGGTTCGACTGCCTGCTGCCGGGAGAGGTCCTCACCATAGAGCTGACCGGGGCCGACAGGATCGCCATGGTGATTTCCGGCGCCAGCCAGATCAACGACACGCTGGACGGCAACGAGACGGGCACACCCGCCTCGCTGCGCTCGCGCCTGGTCCATGCCTATCTGCATCAGCTCGACGCGACCTGCGGCATGGAAGACGCCATGGCGCGGCTGGAGATCCCGCTGCACCCGGTTCCCGGGCCGCAGGCGTCTGCCTCCATGCACTGA
- a CDS encoding CsbD family protein — protein MNWNQIEGNWEQFKGKVQERWGHLTGDDVDVIAGNRKQLVGKIQERYGMAEEKAQREVDDWLSRS, from the coding sequence ATGAACTGGAACCAGATCGAAGGCAACTGGGAACAATTCAAGGGCAAGGTCCAGGAGCGCTGGGGACACCTCACCGGCGACGACGTGGACGTGATTGCCGGCAATCGCAAGCAGCTGGTCGGCAAGATCCAGGAGCGATACGGCATGGCCGAGGAGAAGGCCCAGCGCGAGGTCGACGACTGGCTGAGCCGTTCGTAA
- a CDS encoding CHASE domain-containing protein, translating into MIRLLPASILIIVALAGAGMTMVVYRAENAADRIRFETIAHAAADRVVNRTRQHIALLVSTHAFFVAHESEVSRDAFARFTASLSLEKDYEGIRGIGYARLIRTGEEAEAERDIAAAYGIERRIWPETTLDRRTPIVMLEPPDEMNRAALGLDMFAEQHRREAMLAALESGAPRASAPVELAQEITEDKQAGFLVYIPFRPRADGPAAGFVYAPFRAGDLHAAALGGPDRLPLTFQTLDTTGEEAVPLYRSQGYGESEAYKNLKTQSVVDVAGRQWTFNVHATPEFRSRVQHLYSMVTGAISLLLALALAMSTRFQIKSVQAARALQAASHKAVQEKDLMLQEMKHRIKNSIARVLAIARQTAAVSETIDDFSQSFSARLSAMANAQDMLTRSHWRQADLRELLATELKQVLGSDFDERIDGPKVLLDERTTQALGLTFHELATNALKYGGISSGEGDLRISWTVTGRRKHRELRLDWVETSSVPIETAGGFSTGSGFGTRLIDANIRGELGGQLERELRPEGMSVRMVIPLHDA; encoded by the coding sequence GTGATCCGGCTTCTGCCTGCGAGCATTCTGATAATCGTCGCCCTGGCCGGCGCAGGGATGACAATGGTCGTCTACCGGGCCGAAAACGCCGCCGACCGGATCCGTTTCGAAACCATCGCGCATGCCGCCGCAGACCGCGTCGTCAACCGCACCCGCCAGCACATCGCCCTGCTCGTTTCCACCCACGCCTTCTTCGTCGCCCACGAGAGCGAAGTCTCGCGCGATGCCTTCGCGCGCTTCACCGCCTCGCTGAGCCTGGAGAAGGATTACGAGGGCATCCGCGGCATCGGCTATGCCCGGCTGATCCGCACCGGCGAAGAGGCCGAGGCCGAGCGCGACATCGCCGCCGCCTATGGCATCGAGCGCAGGATCTGGCCGGAGACGACGCTGGACCGTCGCACCCCCATCGTGATGCTGGAGCCGCCGGACGAGATGAACCGGGCCGCTCTCGGCCTGGACATGTTCGCCGAGCAGCACCGGCGCGAGGCGATGCTGGCGGCGCTGGAAAGCGGTGCCCCGCGCGCCAGCGCGCCTGTCGAGCTGGCCCAGGAGATCACCGAGGACAAGCAGGCCGGCTTCCTCGTCTACATCCCCTTCCGCCCGCGCGCGGACGGGCCGGCCGCCGGCTTCGTCTATGCCCCCTTCCGTGCCGGAGACCTTCATGCCGCCGCCCTCGGCGGCCCGGACCGCCTGCCGCTGACCTTCCAGACCCTGGACACGACGGGCGAGGAGGCAGTGCCACTGTACCGCTCGCAAGGCTATGGCGAGAGCGAGGCCTACAAGAACCTGAAGACCCAGAGCGTGGTGGACGTGGCCGGGCGCCAGTGGACCTTCAATGTCCATGCAACGCCGGAGTTCCGGAGCCGGGTCCAGCATCTCTATTCCATGGTGACGGGCGCAATCTCGCTACTGCTGGCGCTCGCGCTGGCCATGTCGACGCGCTTCCAGATCAAGTCCGTGCAGGCGGCGCGCGCGCTGCAGGCCGCCTCGCACAAAGCGGTCCAGGAAAAGGACCTGATGCTTCAGGAGATGAAGCACCGGATCAAGAACTCCATCGCAAGGGTGCTGGCCATCGCCCGCCAGACCGCCGCGGTCTCCGAGACCATCGACGATTTCTCCCAGTCCTTCTCCGCCCGCCTGTCCGCGATGGCGAACGCCCAGGACATGCTGACCCGCTCGCACTGGCGCCAGGCGGACCTGCGCGAGCTGCTGGCCACCGAGCTGAAGCAGGTCCTGGGATCCGACTTCGACGAGCGGATCGACGGGCCGAAGGTGCTGCTCGACGAACGCACCACCCAGGCGCTTGGCCTGACCTTCCACGAACTGGCCACCAACGCCCTGAAATACGGCGGCATCTCCTCCGGCGAAGGCGACCTGCGCATCTCCTGGACGGTGACCGGCCGGCGCAAGCACCGGGAGCTGCGGCTTGACTGGGTGGAAACCTCGTCGGTCCCGATCGAAACCGCCGGTGGGTTCAGCACCGGCTCCGGCTTCGGCACACGCCTGATCGACGCCAATATCCGCGGCGAACTGGGCGGCCAGCTGGAGCGCGAGCTGCGGCCCGAAGGGATGAGCGTGCGCATGGTGATCCCGCTGCACGACGCCTGA
- a CDS encoding NepR family anti-sigma factor, whose protein sequence is MNGTKKTGAGGAAAASQEYITQRLRELYDTVQDEGTPGRFLDLLAQLDEAEKAASEKNDK, encoded by the coding sequence ATGAACGGAACAAAAAAGACGGGAGCGGGGGGCGCTGCTGCTGCAAGTCAGGAATATATCACGCAGCGGCTGCGTGAGCTTTACGACACCGTGCAGGACGAGGGCACGCCGGGGCGGTTCCTCGATCTTCTGGCGCAGCTCGACGAGGCAGAAAAGGCGGCCTCGGAGAAAAACGACAAATGA
- a CDS encoding YqjD family protein — protein MPTTADTKTAAKAARAEDEAATIQENIERLRGDISSLAKSISRYGTEKTGEYTERASKAGKDIADVSQQTLDSLTEELNRLERSLTSHVRRKPLQSLGIAAGIGFLIALLSRR, from the coding sequence ATGCCGACCACCGCCGACACCAAGACCGCTGCCAAGGCCGCCCGCGCCGAGGACGAAGCCGCGACCATCCAGGAGAATATCGAGCGCCTGCGCGGCGACATCTCCTCCCTCGCCAAGTCGATCTCGCGCTACGGCACCGAGAAGACCGGCGAATATACCGAGCGCGCCAGCAAGGCAGGCAAGGACATTGCCGATGTCTCGCAGCAGACGCTCGACAGCCTGACCGAGGAGCTCAACCGCCTGGAGCGGTCGCTGACCTCGCATGTTCGCCGCAAGCCGCTGCAGTCGCTCGGCATCGCTGCCGGCATCGGCTTCCTGATCGCCCTGCTGTCGCGGCGTTGA
- a CDS encoding ABC transporter permease — protein MATRRFGSPDGWAAGGLAAGLLALLALASVSLFVGVADLTPGRLLDPATREAALVALLESRLPRTAALMLAGSCLAIAGVIMQMLTRNRFVEPTTAGTTEAAGLGMLVMLLFFPGSPVVVKSLVAAGFACAGTALFLRLLRAIPPGSPLLVPLTGIMFGGIIGSLTAYIAHHYGLIQSLGAWRNGDFSVVIAGRYELLWLTLALSVPAYLAADRFTIAGLGRDMSRNLGLDHGRTLIVGLVIVSLISALVVTTVGSIPFLGLVVPNLVSLAMGDNLRRSLPWMALCGAGLVLACDIAGRLIVAPYEIPAGTVFGVLGSLVFLYLLLGRPSRAA, from the coding sequence ATGGCGACGAGACGTTTCGGCTCCCCGGACGGCTGGGCTGCGGGAGGCCTTGCCGCAGGGCTGCTTGCCTTGCTGGCGCTGGCGAGCGTCAGCCTCTTCGTCGGCGTCGCCGACCTCACCCCCGGCCGGCTACTCGACCCGGCAACGCGCGAGGCGGCCCTGGTCGCGCTTCTCGAGAGCCGGCTGCCGCGCACCGCCGCCCTGATGCTTGCCGGCTCGTGCCTGGCGATTGCCGGCGTCATCATGCAGATGCTGACGCGCAACCGCTTCGTCGAGCCGACCACCGCCGGCACCACGGAGGCCGCCGGCCTCGGCATGCTGGTGATGCTGCTGTTCTTTCCAGGTAGCCCGGTGGTGGTGAAGTCGCTGGTCGCCGCCGGCTTTGCCTGCGCCGGCACGGCGCTGTTCCTGCGCCTGCTGCGTGCGATACCGCCCGGCTCGCCGCTTCTCGTGCCGCTTACCGGCATCATGTTCGGCGGCATCATCGGCTCGCTCACCGCCTACATCGCCCATCACTACGGGCTGATCCAGTCGCTCGGCGCCTGGCGCAACGGCGACTTCTCGGTGGTGATTGCCGGCCGCTACGAGCTCTTGTGGCTGACGCTCGCCTTGAGCGTCCCTGCCTATCTCGCCGCCGACCGCTTCACCATTGCCGGCCTCGGGCGCGACATGAGCCGCAATCTCGGCCTCGACCACGGGCGCACGCTCATTGTCGGCCTCGTCATCGTCTCGTTGATCTCGGCGCTGGTGGTGACGACCGTCGGCTCGATTCCCTTCCTCGGGCTGGTGGTGCCCAATCTCGTCAGCCTTGCCATGGGCGACAACCTGCGTCGCTCGCTGCCGTGGATGGCGCTTTGCGGTGCCGGTCTGGTGCTCGCCTGCGACATTGCCGGCCGCCTCATCGTCGCGCCCTACGAGATCCCGGCCGGCACCGTCTTCGGCGTGCTCGGCAGTCTCGTCTTCCTCTACCTCCTACTGGGACGTCCCTCCCGTGCCGCATGA
- a CDS encoding ABC transporter ATP-binding protein, translated as MIEIEGLTKAYDGHVVVDGVSLTIPRGGLTGIIGPNGAGKSTLLGLIARLLAADRGTVTVDGLDVAATPGEELSRRLSVLKQDNSIAARLTVRDLVAFGRYPHSRGRLGEADHAMIGRALSYLGLEPIAGRFLDELSGGQRQRAYVAMVLAQDTDYMLFDEPLASLDIRHAVSMMHLLRDASRRFGKAVVVVLHDINIAGNFSDRVIGMKQGRVLCHGSAEEVMTGANLTAIYDIPIAAHRLEGQFVTTYALPEGAAGA; from the coding sequence TTGATCGAGATCGAGGGACTGACCAAGGCCTATGACGGGCATGTCGTCGTCGACGGCGTCAGCCTGACCATCCCGCGCGGCGGGCTCACCGGCATCATCGGGCCGAACGGGGCGGGCAAGTCGACGCTGCTCGGCCTGATCGCGCGGCTGCTTGCTGCCGATCGCGGCACGGTCACCGTCGACGGGCTGGATGTCGCCGCCACGCCTGGGGAGGAGCTGTCGCGCCGCCTGTCGGTCCTGAAGCAGGACAACAGCATCGCCGCCCGGCTCACCGTGCGCGATCTGGTCGCCTTCGGCCGCTATCCGCATTCGCGCGGGAGGCTGGGGGAGGCGGACCATGCGATGATCGGCCGGGCGCTCTCCTATCTCGGGCTGGAGCCGATTGCGGGCCGCTTCCTGGACGAGCTGTCCGGCGGCCAGCGCCAGCGCGCCTATGTCGCCATGGTGCTGGCGCAGGACACGGACTACATGCTGTTCGACGAGCCGCTCGCCAGCCTCGACATCCGCCATGCGGTGTCGATGATGCACCTGTTGCGCGATGCCTCGCGGCGCTTCGGCAAGGCGGTGGTGGTCGTGCTGCACGACATCAACATCGCGGGCAATTTCTCCGACCGCGTCATCGGCATGAAACAGGGGCGGGTCCTGTGCCACGGCAGCGCCGAGGAGGTCATGACCGGCGCCAACCTGACGGCGATCTACGACATTCCCATCGCGGCGCACCGGCTGGAGGGCCAGTTCGTGACCACCTATGCGCTGCCGGAGGGGGCGGCCGGCGCCTGA
- a CDS encoding iron chelate uptake ABC transporter family permease subunit, which produces MPHDRALPAAPSGRGLKDSLRRPAVVLSLLALAVLVVAVAFMTVGVKGNWEFALAFRGRKLLAICVVASAIAISTVIFQTIAGNRILTPSIMGFDALYALLQTCFVFFLGSARLASVDTRLLFVVETAAMLAFSLVLYRWLFLGARRGLQVLLLVGVVFGLLFRGTMVLLQRIIDPNEFVVLQDRLFASFNGVAPDLLGIATLVIVAVSVVLWRLRGRLDVLLLGRDQAINLGIDYRRTVSLILILVSLQVCVATALVGPLNGFEPVSFFGLLVANVAYLLVPGFRHAHVLAGAALIGILLLAGGQLVLEQLLGFGSAVGIVTEFIGGILFIVMLLRGMAR; this is translated from the coding sequence GTGCCGCATGATCGCGCTCTCCCGGCCGCGCCCTCCGGCCGTGGCCTCAAGGACAGCTTGCGCCGGCCCGCCGTGGTCCTGTCCCTGCTGGCGCTGGCGGTTCTCGTCGTCGCGGTTGCCTTCATGACCGTCGGGGTCAAGGGCAACTGGGAGTTCGCGCTCGCCTTTCGCGGGCGCAAGCTGCTGGCGATCTGCGTGGTGGCGAGCGCCATCGCCATCTCGACGGTGATCTTCCAGACGATTGCCGGCAACCGCATCCTCACCCCGTCGATCATGGGGTTCGACGCGCTCTATGCGCTGCTGCAGACGTGCTTCGTCTTCTTCCTCGGCTCCGCGCGGCTCGCCAGCGTCGACACCCGGCTGCTCTTCGTGGTGGAAACGGCGGCGATGCTCGCGTTCTCGCTGGTGCTCTATCGCTGGCTGTTCCTCGGCGCGCGGCGGGGCCTGCAGGTGCTGCTGCTGGTCGGCGTCGTCTTCGGCCTGCTGTTCCGCGGCACCATGGTGCTGTTGCAGCGGATCATCGATCCGAACGAATTCGTCGTGCTGCAGGACCGCCTCTTCGCCAGCTTCAACGGCGTCGCGCCGGACCTTCTGGGTATCGCCACGCTGGTGATTGTCGCCGTGTCGGTGGTGCTGTGGCGCCTGCGCGGCCGGCTCGACGTGCTGCTGCTCGGCCGCGACCAGGCGATCAATCTGGGCATCGACTACCGGCGCACCGTCTCGCTGATCCTGATCCTCGTCTCGCTGCAGGTCTGCGTCGCCACCGCCCTTGTCGGCCCGCTCAACGGCTTCGAGCCGGTCAGCTTCTTCGGCCTGCTGGTCGCCAATGTTGCCTATCTCCTGGTGCCGGGCTTCCGCCATGCGCATGTGCTGGCCGGGGCGGCGCTCATCGGCATCCTGCTGCTGGCCGGCGGCCAGCTGGTGCTGGAACAGCTGCTGGGCTTCGGCTCGGCGGTCGGCATCGTCACCGAGTTCATCGGCGGCATCCTGTTCATCGTCATGCTGCTGAGGGGAATGGCGCGTTGA
- a CDS encoding AI-2E family transporter, with the protein MSATDWETVLANAARLSVIVIGLLVAITAIDYAQMILAPIFLAVVIGLMFGPLSDTIEQFGIPTWISALGVVAAFLTLIAITGTAFAVPLSDWMDKLPDIWEKLQSQLTSWQGVIASFGGIQEELRSALGQTTGMKVEVDDTSAVESVAYFAPALMAQIVLFLASMYFFIATRKQFREAVLAFCPTSALRASARRIFEDIETRVSRYLLSITAVNIILGLAVSLALWVLGVPSPMLWGLLAGVLNYVIYIGPAVMALLLTGVGLATSDTTFGILAPPLVYLSLNLLEAQFLTPAVLGRTMTLNPFVVLLAIALWIWLWGPVGGFIAVPCLLILDTVLTNMLPLNEVTDAAQSEASPIGVAVPPPSAGPSQAPAAPSGSA; encoded by the coding sequence TTGTCCGCGACGGATTGGGAAACGGTGCTGGCCAACGCGGCGCGCCTGTCGGTAATCGTGATCGGTCTGCTCGTGGCTATTACCGCCATCGACTACGCCCAGATGATCCTCGCCCCGATCTTCCTTGCCGTGGTCATCGGGCTGATGTTCGGCCCGCTCTCCGACACGATCGAGCAGTTCGGCATTCCCACCTGGATCTCGGCGCTCGGCGTCGTCGCAGCCTTTCTCACCCTCATCGCCATCACCGGGACGGCCTTCGCGGTGCCGCTGTCGGACTGGATGGACAAGCTTCCGGACATCTGGGAGAAGCTGCAGTCGCAGCTGACCAGCTGGCAGGGCGTCATCGCCTCCTTCGGCGGCATACAGGAGGAGCTGCGGTCCGCGCTCGGCCAGACGACCGGCATGAAGGTGGAGGTGGACGACACATCGGCGGTGGAGAGCGTCGCCTATTTCGCCCCGGCGCTGATGGCGCAGATCGTGCTCTTCCTGGCCAGCATGTATTTCTTCATCGCCACGCGGAAGCAGTTCCGCGAAGCGGTGCTCGCCTTCTGCCCGACCTCGGCCCTGCGCGCCAGCGCAAGGCGCATCTTCGAGGACATCGAGACCCGGGTGTCGCGCTATCTGCTGTCGATCACCGCGGTCAACATCATCCTCGGCCTCGCCGTGTCGCTGGCCCTGTGGGTGCTGGGCGTGCCCTCGCCGATGCTGTGGGGCCTGCTCGCCGGCGTGCTCAACTACGTGATCTATATCGGCCCGGCGGTCATGGCCCTGCTGCTGACCGGCGTCGGCCTGGCCACGTCGGACACGACCTTCGGCATCCTCGCCCCGCCGCTGGTCTATCTGTCCCTCAACCTGCTGGAGGCGCAGTTCCTGACCCCGGCAGTGCTGGGCCGCACGATGACGCTCAACCCCTTCGTGGTGCTGCTGGCCATCGCCCTGTGGATCTGGCTGTGGGGACCGGTGGGCGGCTTCATCGCCGTCCCCTGCCTGCTGATCCTCGACACGGTGCTGACCAACATGCTGCCGCTGAACGAGGTGACCGACGCAGCGCAAAGCGAAGCCTCGCCCATCGGCGTGGCCGTACCGCCGCCGAGCGCCGGCCCGTCTCAGGCGCCGGCCGCCCCCTCCGGCAGCGCATAG
- a CDS encoding sigma-70 family RNA polymerase sigma factor, with protein MTTGPALSSADFKREMLAQLPALRAFAVSLCGRADLADDLVQDAILNAWKARQSFIAGTNMRAWLFRILRNCFYSLLRKSSREVEDEDEKLAGQLAVAPSQHASLAMNEFRAALDALPSDQREAIVLVGASGFSYEEAAEICGCATGTLKSRVHRARARLRELMVLPEGEGNEPVGSTT; from the coding sequence ATGACGACTGGGCCGGCGCTCTCCTCGGCGGATTTCAAGCGCGAGATGTTGGCACAGCTTCCGGCCCTGCGAGCCTTTGCCGTCTCGCTCTGCGGGCGCGCCGATCTTGCCGACGATCTTGTCCAGGACGCGATCCTCAATGCCTGGAAGGCGAGGCAGAGTTTCATTGCCGGCACCAACATGCGGGCCTGGCTGTTTCGCATCCTGCGCAACTGCTTCTACAGCCTGCTGCGCAAGTCCTCCCGAGAGGTCGAGGATGAGGATGAAAAGCTCGCCGGGCAGCTCGCGGTGGCGCCCAGCCAGCACGCCTCCCTTGCCATGAACGAATTCCGGGCTGCGCTCGACGCCCTGCCGAGCGACCAGCGCGAGGCGATCGTCCTCGTCGGCGCTTCCGGCTTTTCCTATGAGGAGGCGGCCGAGATCTGCGGCTGCGCCACCGGCACGCTGAAAAGCCGCGTGCACCGGGCGCGGGCGCGGCTGCGCGAGCTCATGGTCCTTCCCGAGGGAGAGGGGAACGAGCCGGTCGGCTCCACGACCTGA
- a CDS encoding PRC-barrel domain-containing protein: MIRTLLTTTALAAALTTGALAQDQKLNDDAGMTPAAPEMNATQPAPAGDAATPSMDAPATTGDTATAPAVEERDILAEVGVTTAEELIGSTVYSADDSDIGEVSDVVVSSAGKIEAMVIDVGGFLGIGAKPVAVELSSLEVRRDENGDPRIYTTQTQETLEAMPEYSADAVDGVRDAAPVE, translated from the coding sequence ATGATCCGCACGCTTCTGACGACAACCGCCCTTGCCGCCGCTCTGACCACCGGCGCCCTCGCTCAGGACCAGAAACTGAACGACGATGCCGGCATGACCCCGGCGGCTCCCGAGATGAACGCGACCCAGCCGGCTCCGGCAGGTGACGCCGCGACCCCGAGCATGGACGCTCCGGCGACCACCGGCGACACCGCCACCGCTCCGGCCGTCGAAGAGCGCGACATTCTCGCCGAGGTCGGCGTGACCACCGCCGAGGAGCTGATCGGCAGCACCGTCTACAGCGCTGACGACAGCGACATCGGCGAGGTTTCCGACGTGGTCGTGTCGAGCGCCGGCAAGATCGAGGCGATGGTGATCGACGTCGGCGGCTTCCTGGGCATCGGTGCCAAGCCGGTTGCCGTGGAGCTCTCCTCGCTGGAGGTTCGCCGCGACGAGAACGGTGACCCGCGCATCTACACCACGCAGACCCAGGAGACCCTGGAGGCGATGCCGGAATACTCTGCTGACGCCGTTGACGGTGTCCGCGACGCCGCGCCGGTCGAGTAA
- a CDS encoding response regulator, giving the protein MPLSNRIAPHLPYLRRYARAVTGSQQSGDAYVATTLETLIADVSSFPETGSDRVSLYKVFAAVFGSVQMDIPALDSPFAWERRATANLAMLPSPERQAFLLTSVEGFTPEETGKILDATVEEVEALLSDAARNISQQIATDILIIEDEPLIAMDIEHIVTELGHRVCGVARTHKEAVELFTRKKPRMILADIQLADGSSGIDAVNDILKSEPMPAIFITAFPERLLTGERPEPAFLITKPFNPDMVRALISQALFFDQTVEAAA; this is encoded by the coding sequence ATGCCACTTTCGAACCGCATCGCGCCCCATCTCCCCTACTTGCGTCGATACGCAAGAGCGGTGACCGGGTCGCAGCAGTCAGGCGACGCCTATGTCGCCACCACGCTGGAGACGCTGATCGCGGATGTCTCCTCGTTCCCCGAGACCGGCAGTGATCGCGTATCCCTGTACAAGGTTTTCGCGGCCGTCTTCGGATCCGTCCAGATGGACATTCCGGCCCTCGATTCGCCCTTCGCCTGGGAACGCCGGGCCACGGCGAATCTCGCCATGCTTCCCTCCCCCGAGCGGCAGGCGTTTCTGCTGACCTCCGTGGAAGGCTTCACGCCCGAGGAAACGGGCAAGATCCTCGACGCGACGGTCGAAGAGGTCGAGGCGCTTCTGTCGGATGCGGCCCGCAACATCTCCCAGCAGATCGCGACGGACATCCTCATCATCGAGGACGAGCCGCTGATCGCCATGGATATCGAGCATATCGTGACGGAGCTGGGTCACCGGGTCTGCGGCGTTGCCCGCACCCACAAGGAAGCGGTCGAGCTGTTCACGCGCAAGAAGCCGCGGATGATTCTCGCCGACATCCAGCTGGCCGACGGCAGCTCGGGCATCGACGCGGTGAACGACATCCTGAAGAGCGAGCCGATGCCGGCCATCTTCATCACCGCCTTCCCCGAGCGTCTGCTGACGGGCGAGCGCCCCGAGCCGGCCTTCCTGATCACCAAGCCGTTCAATCCCGACATGGTGCGGGCCCTGATCAGCCAGGCGCTGTTCTTCGACCAGACGGTCGAAGCCGCAGCCTGA